CGGTCGCTCCTCCTCCGCTTAGCCCCGAGGAGCAGAAGGCCTTCGGGGAGAAAGCGATGGCGCTTGCGCCGAAGTATCGGACGGAGTTTCTGCGCTAGGGCAGAGTTGCGCTTAACTTGGTCCGGGTAAGGGTGGCGTAGCAGAGCGCACCGGCCAGGGTGATGGCGGCGCAGACGGTGAGCGCCAGCGTGAAGGAGTGTGTCCGGTCGAGCAGCCATCCGGTGAGGAGCGGAGCGGCGGAGGCGATCATGAAGCTGCCGAAGTTCTGCAGGGCAGAGACGCCTCCGACCAGCATGGCGGGGCTGGCGGCCTGTGCCAGACCCCAGCCTGAGGTTCCGGCAAACTGCATGAAGAAGAGCGCGCTGGCGATGGCCGCGACCGCGACCGTGGTGGATGCGGCGTGGGCCACGAGCAGCGTGCTCCCTGCGGAGAGGCAGAGGCCAATCACCGCGAAGGTACGGTGGATGCGCATCAGGTCGTCCTCCCTGCTGGCGAGCCTGTCGGCGAGGAAGCCGCTGCACAGCACTCCGCCGGAGGCCATGAGGAAGGGCAGGGCTGCCGTCCAGCCGCTGCGTTGCAGGGAGAGATGGCGCGCGGTCTGGAGATATCCGGGAAGCCAGGCGATGTAGAGCCAGTTGGTGTAGTTGACGCCACCGAAGCCGAGCATCATGCCCCACATCGAACGCTGGCGCAGGAGCAGACCCCAGGGAAGCACGGTGGGTGGTGGGCCCTCGTCGATGCGGAAGGGCGTGGCGGAGCGTTCGCGGTGCAGCGCGACCCAAAGGATGGCGACGGCGAGGCCCGCCGCACCAAGCAGGATGAACATGTGCCGCCAGCCGACGTGCAGCATGAGGATGGTGAGCAGCGGTGGAGCGAGTGCCAGGCCAAGCGTGGAGGAGATGTTGAGCGCGGAGGTGGCGCGGCCTCGGCTGCGATGGGTGAACCACTCGCGAATGCTGCGCATACCTGCGGGGTAGAACGGTGCTTCGCCGATGCCGAGCAGGATACGGAGGAGCAGAAACATCTGCAGGCTGCGCACGAAGCCGGTGAGTACCTGCGCGGCGGACCAGACGGCGAGGGCCGTCCCCATCATCCAACGCGAGCCGACGCGGTCCAGCAGGCCGACGAGCGGAAGCTGCGTGAGGCCGTAGGCGAGCGAAAAGATGGAGAGCAGAAGACCCATCTGCGTGGCGCTGAAGTGCATCTCCGCGCGGATGGTGGTATTGGCGACGGAGAGCGAGGAGCGGTCGAGGAAGTTGACCAGGCCAGCGGTGAACAGGAGCGACAGAGTGGCGGTCTGATGCCCCAGAAGACTTCGGTTGGAGGCGCGAGATGTCCGGCTTTGCTGCACAGAGGAACCTTATCAGCCGCGCGCGAATGTAGTTGCACGGAGCGACTAGAATCGCAGACAGAATGATTGCTCATCTACGTGGACGTTTGCTTGCGAAGTCGCCGAACCAGGCGATTGTGGAGTGTGGGGGTGTGGGATACGACGTCGCGATCAGCGTGACGACGTTTTCCGCGCTGAAGAGTGAGGGCGCGGAGGTGGAGCTCTTCATCAATACGCAGGTGCGCGAGGATGCCATCGCCCTCTTTGGATTTGCGGAGATGGAGGAGAAGCGGCTGTTTGAAAAGCTGATTACCGTCTCCGGCA
This genomic stretch from Terriglobus saanensis SP1PR4 harbors:
- a CDS encoding MFS transporter encodes the protein MQQSRTSRASNRSLLGHQTATLSLLFTAGLVNFLDRSSLSVANTTIRAEMHFSATQMGLLLSIFSLAYGLTQLPLVGLLDRVGSRWMMGTALAVWSAAQVLTGFVRSLQMFLLLRILLGIGEAPFYPAGMRSIREWFTHRSRGRATSALNISSTLGLALAPPLLTILMLHVGWRHMFILLGAAGLAVAILWVALHRERSATPFRIDEGPPPTVLPWGLLLRQRSMWGMMLGFGGVNYTNWLYIAWLPGYLQTARHLSLQRSGWTAALPFLMASGGVLCSGFLADRLASREDDLMRIHRTFAVIGLCLSAGSTLLVAHAASTTVAVAAIASALFFMQFAGTSGWGLAQAASPAMLVGGVSALQNFGSFMIASAAPLLTGWLLDRTHSFTLALTVCAAITLAGALCYATLTRTKLSATLP